DNA from Sphingobacteriales bacterium:
AATATTTCGTTTTATGTCATTGGAGACACCAAATCGCCTGAAAACTTTGAATTGGAAGGCTGTAATTTTTACAGTATCGAAAAACAAAGACAACTCAGTTTTGAATTTGCAAAACTTTGCCCTGAGAGGCACTACACCCGAAAAAACATTGGTTATCTGATAGCTATTCAGGAAGGTGCAGATTTAATTATTGAAACTGATGACGACAACTTCCCCAAAGCAAAATTCTGGCAAAAAAGGAAACGCAAGCATCATGTCCCATTTGCTGAAGAAAATTCATGGTTAAATATTTATCATTTTTTCAGCGAACAGTTTGTGTGGCCACGGGGTTTTGCCCTTGAACATCTTCAAAAACCTGTTCCCTCTATTCAAGAATTTGATATTCAGGAGAAAATTTGTCCGATTCAGCAAGGACTGGCAGATGAAAATCCTGATGTGGATGCCATTTACCGCCTTGCTTATCCATTACCACTTAAATTTAAAGAGGGTAAAATTGCCATTGGAAAAGGTAGCTGGTGTCCTTTCAACAGTCAGAACACTACCTGGTTTAAGGAAGTCTTTCCCTTACTTTACCTTCCGTCTTATTGCAGTTTCCGGATGACCGACATCTGGAGAAGCTTCGTGGCCCAGCGAATCCTTTGGGAAAACGACTGGTTTCTCCTTTTCCATGAGCCTACTGTGTGGCAGGAAAGAAACGAACATAACCTGATGAAAGATTTTCAGGATGAAATACCGGGCTATCTGAATAATAACAGAATTGCAGAAGAACTTGAAAACCTGAACCTTACGCCAGGAAGCGAAAATATTCCGGATAATCTGATGAAGTGTTACAATAAACTCATCGAAATCAATGTTATTGGACAGGATGAAATCAGTTTGCTGAAAGCATGGCTGAACGACCTGAAAGCACTTCAGATAATATGAAAGAAATATTCTTCATAACGGCTTCATTATCAATTGCTTTAAGTATCATTTTTTCATCCTGTAAAAAAGAATACCCTGTTTGCCCCGCAGTAGCTCTGGAAGAAGGAACCCTTACTGCGGAAGAAACTGAAATCATTTCAACCATCATTTCTGAATTTCACCCTCATGCATTAATACATCTTGTCCAGCAAACCTATCAGGATAAAGACTCACTTGCAAACATCAATTATGTTTTTTTTATCAGTCAATCCGACAGTTTGGCTATTGATACAGTTTTGGCAGCAGAATTTGCAAAATCGAACAAAATGGAAGGCAACTTCCCTGATAACGGCCAATTTCCCCTGATTCATCAGAATGAGCTGGATTGTATGTTCAGCATTGGCTGTGAAGAAGGCTGGAAGGCATGGTATAAAAAGTACCGAAATTCAGCTGGTTTTCTGAAGTTCAGCAGGCCCGGCATTTCAGGAGATAAAGCCATTATTGATTACGGAATGTATTTCGATTGTCTTGGCGGAATGGGTTATTTTGTTGTATTGAA
Protein-coding regions in this window:
- a CDS encoding DUF288 domain-containing protein, with protein sequence MENNKKTALVVTSIASQNEVLQSLANGSAENNISFYVIGDTKSPENFELEGCNFYSIEKQRQLSFEFAKLCPERHYTRKNIGYLIAIQEGADLIIETDDDNFPKAKFWQKRKRKHHVPFAEENSWLNIYHFFSEQFVWPRGFALEHLQKPVPSIQEFDIQEKICPIQQGLADENPDVDAIYRLAYPLPLKFKEGKIAIGKGSWCPFNSQNTTWFKEVFPLLYLPSYCSFRMTDIWRSFVAQRILWENDWFLLFHEPTVWQERNEHNLMKDFQDEIPGYLNNNRIAEELENLNLTPGSENIPDNLMKCYNKLIEINVIGQDEISLLKAWLNDLKALQII